A part of Gemmatimonas groenlandica genomic DNA contains:
- a CDS encoding superoxide dismutase family protein, giving the protein MRPHSPRFATRATAALGAALLFAACSKAEDASAKDSAMAADSAASLTLDSTATAGASTGVTAKVVDAGGRELGVLTLADAGAAISVDGTLRGLPPGVHGMHIHAVGRCDAPDFASAGPHWSPTPKQHGSTNQAGPHHGDLMNLTVGADSSVVVKMSTPAGSLRGENPLLDADGAAIVIHATADDYKTDPSGNSGARIACGVASGS; this is encoded by the coding sequence ATGCGCCCCCACTCGCCCCGCTTCGCCACCCGCGCCACCGCCGCGCTCGGTGCCGCGCTCCTCTTCGCGGCCTGCAGCAAAGCCGAGGATGCCTCGGCCAAGGATTCGGCCATGGCGGCCGATTCCGCCGCGTCGCTGACCCTCGACTCCACCGCGACGGCAGGTGCCAGCACCGGCGTGACCGCGAAGGTCGTCGATGCCGGTGGCCGTGAACTCGGCGTGCTCACGCTCGCCGACGCGGGTGCCGCGATTTCGGTGGATGGCACGTTGCGCGGCCTGCCACCGGGCGTGCACGGCATGCATATCCATGCGGTCGGCCGTTGCGACGCTCCTGATTTCGCCAGCGCCGGACCGCACTGGAGCCCGACGCCCAAGCAGCACGGCAGCACGAACCAGGCTGGCCCGCATCACGGTGACTTGATGAATCTCACGGTCGGTGCCGACAGCAGCGTCGTCGTGAAGATGTCGACGCCGGCCGGTTCGCTGCGCGGCGAAAACCCGCTGCTCGACGCCGATGGTGCGGCCATCGTGATTCATGCGACCGCCGACGACTACAAGACCGATCCGTCGGGAAACTCGGGCGCGCGCATCGCCTGCGGCGTGGCCTCCGGCTCCTGA
- a CDS encoding cyclase family protein: MHTLVDLSHAIEDGVVYYKGLPAPVICDYLSRDASRALYEPGTEFQIGRVELITNTGTYIDCPFHRYADGRDTASMPLERFVDQPALVVRATERDGRAIDVAQLSALLSRPDVRGKAVLVHTGWDAHWGTDAYFEGHPYLTEQAAIWLREAGAVLVGIDSFNIDNTDGGSRPVHTVLLREEILIAEHLCNLQSLPDAGFTFTAVPPKLVGVGTFPVRAFATVG; encoded by the coding sequence ATGCACACGCTGGTAGACCTGAGCCACGCGATCGAAGATGGTGTGGTGTACTACAAGGGTCTGCCAGCGCCGGTCATCTGCGACTACCTGAGTCGCGACGCGTCACGTGCGCTGTACGAGCCAGGCACCGAGTTTCAGATCGGTCGGGTGGAGCTGATCACGAACACGGGTACTTATATCGACTGCCCGTTTCATCGCTATGCCGACGGACGCGACACGGCGTCCATGCCGCTCGAGCGGTTCGTCGATCAACCCGCTCTCGTGGTGCGAGCGACCGAGCGTGATGGACGCGCGATCGATGTGGCGCAGCTGTCGGCGCTGCTCTCGCGGCCCGACGTGCGCGGCAAGGCGGTACTGGTGCATACCGGCTGGGACGCGCACTGGGGCACCGACGCGTACTTCGAGGGGCATCCGTATCTCACCGAGCAGGCGGCAATCTGGTTGCGTGAGGCCGGCGCGGTATTGGTCGGCATCGACTCGTTCAACATCGACAACACCGACGGCGGCTCGCGCCCGGTGCATACGGTGTTGCTGCGCGAAGAGATCCTGATTGCCGAGCATCTGTGCAACCTGCAGTCGCTGCCCGACGCCGGTTTCACCTTCACGGCCGTGCCGCCCAAGCTTGTCGGGGTGGGGACCTTTCCCGTGCGCGCTTTCGCGACGGTCGGCTGA
- a CDS encoding L-lactate dehydrogenase, giving the protein MARRVAIIGTGWVGSSVAISTLQLGVADELLLYDARTEVAEGEAMDLAQGSSFYPGATVRTASIEEMIDADAVVIAAGRNGKPGESRLALLRDNAILARELGARLSAARGVIVVVTNPVDVLTRVVLEASGLPPARVIGTGTMLDTARLREALGRALDLDPRSVHAQVVGEHGDSEVVLWSGVQIGGVPLAQWPGWSADRESSLANEVRTAAYEIIKRKGATNHAIGLVTATLLRTVLRGERRVLTVSRWHEGASGVRDVALSMPTIVGSGGAELVLEPAMVPQERERLEHSAQVLRDAYASVRDA; this is encoded by the coding sequence ATGGCTCGACGCGTCGCCATCATCGGCACCGGCTGGGTAGGATCGAGCGTCGCCATTTCCACGCTGCAGCTGGGCGTGGCCGACGAGCTCCTGCTGTACGATGCGCGCACCGAGGTCGCCGAGGGGGAGGCGATGGATCTCGCGCAGGGGAGTTCGTTCTATCCGGGCGCCACCGTGCGCACGGCGTCGATCGAGGAGATGATCGACGCCGACGCGGTCGTGATCGCGGCCGGGCGCAACGGCAAGCCGGGCGAATCGCGACTGGCCCTGTTGCGCGACAACGCGATACTCGCGCGTGAACTCGGCGCGCGACTCTCGGCTGCGCGCGGTGTGATTGTCGTCGTCACCAATCCGGTCGACGTACTCACGCGCGTGGTACTGGAAGCCTCGGGGCTGCCGCCCGCTCGCGTGATCGGCACCGGCACCATGCTCGATACGGCCAGACTCCGCGAAGCACTCGGGCGCGCCCTCGACCTCGATCCGCGCTCGGTGCATGCGCAGGTGGTCGGCGAACACGGCGACTCCGAGGTGGTGCTTTGGTCCGGTGTGCAGATCGGCGGAGTGCCGCTGGCGCAGTGGCCAGGATGGAGTGCCGACCGCGAATCGTCGCTGGCCAACGAGGTACGCACCGCCGCCTACGAGATCATCAAGCGTAAAGGCGCGACGAATCACGCGATCGGATTGGTCACGGCGACCTTACTCCGAACCGTGCTGCGCGGGGAGCGACGCGTGCTGACGGTGTCACGCTGGCACGAGGGCGCGTCTGGCGTCCGCGATGTGGCGCTGTCGATGCCGACCATCGTGGGCAGCGGCGGCGCCGAGCTCGTGCTCGAACCCGCGATGGTACCGCAGGAACGCGAGCGCCTCGAGCATTCGGCGCAGGTGCTGCGCGATGCATACGCGAGTGTGCGCGACGCCTAG
- a CDS encoding M23 family metallopeptidase, with the protein MNVSAPLHTAPLHTAALLVAMWLSSDPAFRERTTACPAPSDFVWQPASPKAGSLFRVTTSARTLAATRAALTTALTATIAGEPLHFRVTGDSAIAIAAVPIDSTTGITMAWPCAGEAWGNVRIVTTAGSYTLERLRVAPRFGAPPDSATAERMRVEAERAAAVSRNAHDTPRLWSTAFLAPRPSRITSPFGGGRTFNGAVTSRHMGTDYAGAVGAPVRAANRGVVRIVDAFTLGGNVVYLDHGEGLVTAYLHLSKQLVSVGDTVARGDTIGRVGATGRVTGPHLHFIARYGTITVDPAGLSSLARSR; encoded by the coding sequence GTGAACGTGTCTGCCCCGCTGCACACCGCCCCGCTGCACACCGCCGCGCTGTTGGTCGCGATGTGGCTCTCGAGCGACCCTGCGTTTCGTGAACGCACGACGGCCTGTCCAGCGCCCTCCGACTTCGTCTGGCAACCGGCGTCGCCGAAGGCTGGCTCGCTCTTTCGCGTGACGACCTCCGCGCGCACGCTTGCAGCTACACGCGCTGCACTGACGACGGCACTCACCGCCACCATTGCCGGTGAGCCCCTGCACTTCCGCGTCACCGGTGACTCGGCCATCGCCATCGCGGCGGTGCCGATTGATTCCACGACCGGCATCACGATGGCGTGGCCCTGTGCTGGCGAGGCGTGGGGGAACGTGCGCATCGTGACGACCGCCGGGAGCTACACGCTCGAGCGCCTGCGAGTCGCACCGCGCTTTGGCGCGCCACCCGATTCGGCCACGGCCGAACGCATGCGCGTGGAAGCCGAGCGTGCGGCCGCCGTCTCACGAAACGCGCACGACACGCCGCGACTCTGGTCGACGGCATTTCTCGCGCCGCGGCCGTCGCGCATCACAAGTCCGTTCGGCGGCGGTCGCACCTTCAACGGTGCCGTGACCAGTCGTCATATGGGCACCGACTACGCCGGCGCGGTGGGCGCGCCGGTGCGCGCGGCCAACCGCGGCGTGGTCCGCATCGTCGATGCGTTCACACTCGGCGGCAACGTGGTTTATCTCGATCACGGCGAAGGACTCGTCACGGCGTATCTGCATCTCAGTAAACAACTGGTGTCGGTCGGTGACACCGTCGCGCGTGGCGACACGATCGGACGCGTCGGTGCCACGGGTCGCGTGACGGGGCCGCACCTGCACTTCATTGCGCGCTACGGCACCATCACCGTGGATCCGGCGGGACTCAGCTCGCTCGCGCGTTCGCGCTGA
- a CDS encoding fatty acid desaturase, whose product MAELLQSRTLEVPRSEWTAIVAKYAGADVRRALWQVVNTLVPLGALLWAMYYFIDVAPWVTALLVLPGAGLLVRTFIIMHDCAHSSFLPWPKVNDALGFVTGVLTLTPFAQWRRDHALHHASSGDLDRRGHGDVPTITVKEYLERDARGRLIYRLIRHPLSLMLVGPLHLMLNQRFRGRSKATKTKQLYSVWYTNLAIAAAITVSILLWGPRAFLLVYLPCMYVAAAAGIWLFYVQHQFEDAYWETHDEWDYATAAITGSSHLRLHPILQWFTGSIGLHHVHHIGPKIPNFRLQEAHDDNPIFEAAPLMTIGMGVKALRLALYDEETKRLVRFSDVQAA is encoded by the coding sequence ATGGCTGAGTTGCTCCAGTCCCGCACGTTGGAGGTCCCCCGCTCGGAGTGGACCGCGATCGTTGCCAAGTATGCCGGTGCGGATGTCCGTCGCGCCTTGTGGCAAGTGGTGAATACGCTCGTTCCTTTGGGTGCGCTGTTGTGGGCGATGTACTACTTCATCGACGTCGCCCCCTGGGTTACGGCGTTGCTCGTGTTGCCCGGCGCCGGTTTGCTGGTGCGCACGTTCATCATTATGCACGACTGCGCGCATTCGTCGTTTCTCCCGTGGCCCAAGGTGAACGATGCGCTGGGCTTCGTGACGGGTGTGCTGACACTGACGCCGTTTGCGCAGTGGCGCCGTGACCACGCGTTGCATCATGCCTCGTCGGGTGATCTCGATCGTCGCGGTCATGGCGACGTACCCACGATCACGGTGAAGGAGTATCTCGAGCGCGATGCGCGCGGGCGCCTCATCTACCGGCTCATTCGTCATCCGCTGTCGCTCATGCTGGTCGGTCCGCTCCACCTCATGCTGAATCAGCGATTCCGTGGTCGCAGCAAGGCCACGAAAACCAAACAGCTGTACAGCGTGTGGTATACGAATCTGGCGATCGCCGCAGCGATCACCGTGTCGATTCTGCTGTGGGGGCCGCGCGCGTTCCTGCTGGTCTATCTGCCATGCATGTACGTGGCCGCCGCCGCCGGTATCTGGCTGTTCTACGTGCAGCACCAGTTCGAGGATGCATACTGGGAAACGCATGATGAGTGGGACTACGCGACGGCCGCGATCACGGGCAGCTCGCATTTGCGTCTCCATCCGATCCTGCAGTGGTTCACCGGCAGCATCGGCTTGCACCACGTGCACCACATCGGCCCGAAGATCCCGAACTTCCGGTTGCAGGAAGCGCACGACGACAATCCGATCTTCGAGGCCGCGCCCTTGATGACGATCGGCATGGGTGTGAAGGCGCTGCGTCTGGCGCTGTACGACGAGGAAACGAAGCGTCTGGTGCGCTTCAGCGACGTCCAGGCGGCGTAA
- a CDS encoding amidohydrolase family protein, whose translation MLTRRLSPPVVACCLSAVTLLAGRPLVAQTPASETTARAPWDVTAPRGTTRDVDFSTSEGTWMSADLSPDASWIVFDLLGHVYRMPSTGGAATVLTQNSGVALNFQPRISPDGKTIAFISDRRGQYNLWVMNADGSNPRPVFTDLNATAFEPAWTPDGRFIVVRKGGRGGGEGAAPAGGLWMYHKDGGTGVPLVAAGAAGVNGAPAWPSVSADGKYLFYQVSMPVVPREPLGGSMQLRRFTFADGEILDITNGESGDAAASRFSSGGGAAPEISPDGRYLAFARHIPDGTLEFKGHLFGPRTALWLRDLKTGAERLLMDPIDPMVASGSKTLGVLPRYKWAADGKSIVLAQGGKLRRVDVATRVVSTIPFTATVHRTLSQMARKEFRITDDAVQAKFFRWPSSSPDGRVIAFQALGRIHLQNGATGAPRRVTPATFGPLEFAPAWSPDGRSIAFVTWDDSSRGHVWTVPAAGGAPKRLSRDPGDYTDPTWTADGRSVIVARGEGATARGRTMTHNVWFDITRFDAMALAAGDTGRAIALINRPSGVSVGGEARRQLPRPSVGPDGRVFWPEQRAGGNGRASGTTLRSVKLDGSDLQDHLTFPNADEILPSPNGSYVAFQEGDNVYLTPMVWGGIGSAVPRVEKRRGQLPVTQLTRDGGLFPRWRDSLTLEYSNGAAYYVHHVATGKTDTLTLKLSAPRAVPTGTIAITNARIITLNKRAVIENGTIVVKGSRIACMGTCSTAGVDRVVDAAGKTIIPGLVDMHSHHYREWRGMRPRHDFEQAIYLAYGVTTTMDVSMYSQNMFPTAELVEVGEIVGPRGFSTGDNITAGDAARANEINSPRDALAMVTKMAGWGATAIKQYAQPRRDQRQWTAEAARSVGTNLTSEGGFFFENLGFIMDGQTGWEHSFSEVPMYGDGAKFLGKAGATYSPTLVVAGPSAWSIEYWFQESDVWKDPKQRKWFPWRALVPDTRVRTLRPKTDYSYPLVAQSMADIIAEGGWGALGSHGEHHGLAPHWELWMGASALGNHGALEVASLHGARFLGADKDIGSIEVGKLADLVILNGNPLENIRATADATFVMKGGTLYDAMSLDQLWPRTVPFGPTYWVNDDMLQNNTKRSDVFDRDKRP comes from the coding sequence ATGCTCACTCGACGACTGTCCCCTCCCGTCGTGGCCTGCTGTCTCTCGGCTGTCACCCTGCTGGCGGGGCGACCGTTGGTCGCGCAGACGCCTGCGAGTGAAACAACCGCCCGCGCCCCATGGGACGTCACAGCGCCGCGGGGCACGACACGCGATGTCGATTTCTCGACCAGCGAGGGCACCTGGATGTCGGCCGATCTCTCGCCCGATGCGAGTTGGATCGTGTTCGACCTGCTGGGCCATGTGTACCGCATGCCGAGCACGGGTGGCGCGGCCACGGTACTCACGCAGAACAGCGGCGTGGCGCTGAATTTCCAGCCGCGCATCTCGCCCGATGGGAAGACGATCGCCTTCATCAGCGACCGGCGTGGGCAGTACAACCTTTGGGTCATGAATGCCGACGGCAGCAATCCGCGCCCCGTGTTCACTGATCTCAACGCCACGGCCTTCGAGCCGGCCTGGACGCCCGACGGGCGGTTCATCGTGGTCCGCAAAGGCGGACGCGGCGGTGGGGAAGGCGCGGCGCCCGCTGGCGGCCTCTGGATGTACCATAAAGACGGCGGCACCGGCGTCCCGCTCGTGGCTGCGGGGGCGGCCGGCGTGAACGGCGCACCAGCCTGGCCGTCGGTGTCGGCCGATGGGAAATACCTGTTTTATCAGGTGTCGATGCCGGTCGTACCGCGTGAGCCGCTGGGGGGCTCGATGCAGTTGCGGCGCTTCACCTTCGCCGACGGTGAAATACTCGACATCACCAACGGCGAAAGCGGCGATGCGGCCGCGTCCCGCTTCTCGAGCGGTGGTGGTGCGGCGCCGGAGATCTCCCCCGATGGGCGCTACCTCGCCTTCGCCCGCCACATCCCCGATGGCACGCTCGAATTCAAAGGACATCTGTTCGGACCGCGCACCGCGCTCTGGCTGCGCGACCTCAAGACGGGTGCCGAGCGGTTGCTGATGGATCCGATCGATCCGATGGTGGCGAGCGGATCCAAGACGTTGGGCGTATTGCCGCGCTACAAGTGGGCGGCCGATGGCAAGTCGATCGTGTTGGCGCAGGGCGGTAAGCTGCGACGCGTGGATGTGGCCACTCGCGTCGTGTCCACCATTCCGTTTACGGCAACGGTACATCGCACGCTCTCGCAGATGGCGCGGAAGGAGTTCCGCATCACCGACGACGCCGTGCAGGCGAAATTCTTCCGCTGGCCGTCGTCGAGCCCTGATGGTCGCGTGATCGCGTTTCAGGCGCTCGGCCGCATTCATCTGCAGAACGGCGCGACCGGCGCGCCACGTCGTGTCACGCCGGCGACCTTCGGTCCGTTGGAATTCGCGCCGGCTTGGAGCCCTGATGGGCGCAGCATCGCTTTCGTGACGTGGGATGATTCATCGCGCGGTCATGTGTGGACGGTGCCCGCCGCCGGCGGTGCGCCGAAGCGTCTGTCGCGCGATCCTGGCGACTACACGGATCCGACCTGGACGGCCGACGGGCGCAGTGTGATCGTCGCGCGTGGTGAAGGCGCGACAGCCCGCGGACGCACGATGACGCACAACGTCTGGTTCGACATCACGCGCTTCGATGCAATGGCGCTGGCAGCGGGTGATACGGGTCGCGCGATCGCGTTGATCAACCGGCCGTCGGGCGTCTCGGTGGGCGGCGAAGCACGTCGGCAGTTGCCGCGTCCGTCGGTCGGGCCCGATGGTCGCGTGTTCTGGCCGGAACAGCGCGCGGGTGGCAACGGACGCGCCAGTGGCACCACGCTCCGCTCGGTGAAGCTCGACGGCAGCGATCTGCAGGATCATCTCACCTTCCCCAATGCCGACGAAATCCTGCCGTCACCGAATGGCAGCTACGTGGCGTTTCAGGAAGGTGACAACGTGTATCTCACGCCGATGGTGTGGGGCGGTATCGGCAGTGCGGTGCCACGCGTGGAGAAACGCCGCGGACAGCTGCCGGTCACGCAGCTCACGCGCGATGGTGGTTTGTTTCCCCGCTGGCGCGACAGCCTTACGCTGGAGTACTCCAACGGTGCGGCGTATTACGTGCACCACGTCGCGACCGGGAAGACCGACACCCTCACGCTCAAACTGTCGGCGCCACGCGCCGTGCCGACCGGCACGATCGCTATTACCAACGCGCGCATCATCACGCTCAACAAGCGCGCGGTGATCGAGAACGGCACGATCGTCGTGAAGGGCAGTCGAATTGCGTGCATGGGCACCTGCAGCACGGCCGGCGTCGATCGCGTGGTCGATGCCGCCGGGAAGACGATCATTCCCGGCTTGGTCGACATGCACTCGCATCACTATCGCGAGTGGCGTGGCATGCGCCCGCGTCACGACTTCGAACAGGCGATCTATCTCGCCTACGGCGTCACGACGACGATGGACGTGTCGATGTACAGCCAGAACATGTTCCCGACGGCAGAACTGGTCGAAGTCGGCGAGATCGTCGGACCGCGCGGCTTCAGTACCGGCGACAACATCACCGCAGGAGATGCTGCGCGCGCTAACGAGATCAACAGTCCGCGCGATGCACTCGCCATGGTCACGAAGATGGCCGGTTGGGGCGCGACGGCGATCAAGCAGTACGCGCAGCCGCGTCGCGATCAGCGGCAGTGGACCGCCGAGGCTGCCCGTTCCGTCGGCACCAATCTCACCTCCGAAGGCGGCTTCTTTTTCGAGAATCTCGGCTTCATCATGGACGGGCAGACCGGCTGGGAGCACTCGTTCAGCGAAGTTCCGATGTACGGCGATGGCGCCAAGTTCCTGGGCAAGGCGGGCGCGACCTACTCACCCACGCTGGTCGTGGCGGGCCCGAGTGCCTGGAGTATCGAATACTGGTTTCAGGAATCGGACGTCTGGAAGGATCCGAAGCAGCGTAAGTGGTTCCCCTGGCGCGCGTTGGTACCCGATACGCGTGTCCGCACCCTGCGTCCAAAAACGGATTATTCCTATCCGCTGGTCGCGCAGTCGATGGCGGATATCATCGCCGAAGGGGGCTGGGGCGCGCTCGGCAGTCACGGTGAGCACCATGGTCTCGCACCGCATTGGGAGCTCTGGATGGGGGCGTCGGCGCTCGGCAATCATGGCGCGCTCGAAGTGGCGTCGCTGCACGGCGCGCGATTCCTCGGTGCCGACAAAGACATCGGGAGTATCGAAGTCGGGAAGCTGGCGGATCTCGTGATTCTGAATGGCAACCCTCTCGAGAACATCCGCGCCACCGCCGACGCGACGTTCGTCATGAAGGGCGGCACACTCTATGACGCCATGTCACTCGATCAGCTCTGGCCTAGGACCGTGCCGTTCGGACCAACCTATTGGGTGAACGACGATATGTTGCAGAACAACACGAAGCGATCCGACGTGTTCGATCGTGACAAACGACCGTAA
- a CDS encoding DUF1499 domain-containing protein — translation MKPLRALAVLLAVAGIVMLAASGLGTRFGVWHYRTGLSMLRYSAYVGVAAGIACVLALIVTRRSGSSRVALVFGLVLAGITIGVPYRFSQTAKQVPPIHDITTDMTDPPAFVAVLPLRASATNSAVYAGDSIAALQRAAYPDVQPLMLPVPPLAAFERAVAAAKVMGWEIVAGDSPSGRLEATATTTWFGFKDDVVVRIRAENGGSRIDVRSVSRVGRSDVGANAARIARYLRELQR, via the coding sequence GTGAAACCGCTCCGCGCGTTGGCTGTGCTGCTTGCGGTGGCCGGCATCGTGATGCTGGCCGCGTCGGGCCTGGGGACGCGCTTCGGTGTGTGGCACTACCGCACCGGGCTGTCGATGCTGCGCTACTCGGCCTACGTTGGCGTCGCGGCCGGCATTGCCTGTGTGTTGGCGCTGATCGTTACAAGGCGTAGCGGAAGCAGTCGTGTCGCGCTGGTGTTCGGCTTGGTGCTGGCGGGAATCACGATCGGCGTGCCGTATCGTTTTTCGCAAACCGCGAAGCAGGTACCGCCGATCCATGACATCACGACGGACATGACGGACCCGCCGGCATTCGTGGCGGTCTTGCCGCTGCGTGCGTCGGCCACGAACTCCGCCGTGTATGCCGGCGACAGCATCGCCGCGCTGCAGCGGGCGGCGTACCCCGACGTGCAGCCACTCATGCTGCCCGTGCCGCCGTTGGCCGCCTTCGAGCGTGCCGTCGCCGCCGCGAAGGTGATGGGATGGGAGATCGTCGCCGGAGACTCGCCCAGCGGTCGCCTCGAAGCCACCGCCACCACGACCTGGTTCGGCTTCAAGGACGACGTCGTCGTGCGTATCCGCGCAGAGAACGGTGGCTCTCGCATCGATGTACGGTCGGTGTCCCGCGTGGGCCGCAGTGATGTCGGCGCCAACGCCGCACGCATCGCGCGTTACCTGCGCGAACTGCAGCGCTAG
- a CDS encoding flavin monoamine oxidase family protein yields MNDSRLPASIPVHADVAVVGGGLAGLTAAWQLAASGQRVTLFEARSRLGGRVLTVPAAPFADRAWLDLGPAWFWPHQQHIRALVARFELPVFAQHRDGLARYEAGAGRAPESFDASGQSDASYRLAGGMTALTQALYAATQTGPTPVTVHLDAEVHTLTLQPDGVTIDGTGFSATARRVIVAAPPRVVARDILFAPPLSDAMRATLTDTVTWMGHAMKCVVTYDTPFWRHAGRSGYAVSWGGPLQEIHDACMAPHDGSSAGYALMGFVTARTTVAARAFRDASLDERRTAVLAQLSRLFGQEALNAIGYDEYDWTRDPLSCGPLDEMPPSTHPDYGHALFSGDAWNGRLIWAGSETSAIGGGYLDGAVASGSRAARAVLSFAESS; encoded by the coding sequence ATGAACGACAGCCGCCTCCCAGCATCCATACCCGTCCACGCCGACGTCGCCGTTGTAGGCGGCGGTCTGGCCGGTCTCACGGCCGCCTGGCAGCTCGCGGCGTCGGGACAGCGCGTGACCCTGTTCGAGGCCCGATCGCGCCTTGGCGGCCGCGTGCTGACCGTCCCGGCCGCCCCCTTCGCCGACCGCGCCTGGCTGGATCTCGGCCCCGCGTGGTTCTGGCCGCATCAGCAGCACATTCGCGCGCTCGTGGCGCGCTTCGAGCTCCCCGTGTTCGCGCAGCACCGCGACGGGCTCGCGAGGTACGAAGCCGGAGCCGGACGCGCCCCGGAGTCGTTCGATGCTTCAGGACAGTCCGACGCGTCGTATCGCCTGGCCGGCGGCATGACGGCGCTCACGCAGGCGCTGTATGCCGCCACGCAGACCGGGCCGACACCGGTCACCGTGCATCTCGACGCGGAGGTGCACACGCTGACCCTGCAACCCGACGGCGTAACCATCGACGGCACTGGCTTCAGCGCAACGGCCCGTCGCGTCATCGTCGCCGCTCCGCCGCGGGTCGTGGCGCGTGACATCCTGTTCGCGCCGCCGCTCTCCGACGCGATGCGGGCGACGCTCACCGACACGGTGACGTGGATGGGTCATGCGATGAAGTGCGTCGTGACCTACGACACGCCGTTCTGGCGCCACGCAGGGCGCTCGGGATACGCCGTGAGCTGGGGCGGACCGCTGCAGGAAATTCACGACGCGTGCATGGCGCCGCACGACGGATCGTCGGCCGGCTACGCGCTCATGGGCTTCGTGACAGCGCGCACCACTGTCGCCGCACGGGCATTCCGCGACGCGAGCCTCGACGAACGCCGCACAGCGGTGTTGGCCCAACTGTCTCGGTTATTCGGCCAGGAAGCGCTCAACGCCATAGGCTATGACGAGTATGACTGGACGCGAGATCCGCTCAGCTGCGGACCGCTCGACGAGATGCCGCCGTCTACGCATCCCGACTACGGGCATGCGCTTTTCAGCGGCGATGCATGGAATGGTCGCCTCATCTGGGCCGGCTCGGAAACCTCCGCGATTGGTGGCGGGTATCTCGATGGAGCCGTGGCGTCGGGTTCGCGCGCCGCTCGCGCAGTGCTCTCCTTCGCCGAGTCGTCGTGA